GTGAGGCCGTCCGTAACGCTCGACGTAAGAAGGGGAGGCGCAGAGGTACATCCGGCGGGGCGCCAGGCGGGTCGCCACCAGCCGCGACTCTTGCAATCGACCGAGCCTGATCGCCAGGTCCATGCCTTCGTGTACCAGGTCCAGCGTGTTGTTGGTCAGCTCGATGTCCACACGCAGCTGCGGGTATTCATCCATGAAACGCGTTACCAGCGGCGCGATGAAGCGTTCGCCGTACGCCACCGCGCAGGTCATGCGCAACAAGCCTTTGGGCTCGCTCGTCAAATCGCCCACGGCGCGCACTGCTTCCTCGCGGCCGTCCTGCAAGCGCTGGCAATGATGAAGAAACGTCTGACCTGCCTCGGTCAGAGCGACGCGTCGGGTGCTGCGGTAAAGCAATTTGGTTTGCAGGCGTTCTTCCAGCCGTGCGATCTGTCGGCTGATGTGGGACGAAGAGACGCCCAGTCGTTCGGCGGCCGCAGTGAACTGCCCGCATTCCGCCACAGCAACGAATTCGTCCAGCCCTTCCCAGCGATTTGTGTACATCGATTGTCCCTGTACAGCATTAATGTTTTGCTTTTGTCCGGATTATTCATCATTGCGCTATGTATTACACTCTTCGGCCTGTACCTAATTCGCTGGAGAAGATTGATGATCAAGTCACGTGCCGCCGTAGCGTTCGAGCCCAACCAGCCGTTGCAAATCGTGGAAGTGGACGTCGAGGCACCCAAGGCGGGCGAGGTGCTGGTGCGTATCGTCGCCACCGGCGTTTGTCATACCGATGCCTACACCTTGTCCGGCTCGGATTCCGAAGGCGTTTTTCCGTGCATCCTGGGGCATGAAGGTGGCGGTATCGTCGAAGCCATAGGAGAAGGCGTGACCTCGCTCGCTGTCGGCGACCATGTGATTCCGCTCTACACGGCCGAATGCCGCGAGTGCAAATTCTGCCTTTCCGGCAAGACCAACCTCTGCCAGAAAGTGCGCGCCACCCAAGGCAAAGGTCTAATGCCCGATGGCACCAGCCGTTTCAGCTACAAAGGCCAGCCGATTTACCATTACATGGGTTGCTCGACGTTCTCCGAGTACACCGTCCTGCCTGAAATATCCCTCGCCAAAATCCCCAAAGAAGCACCGCTGGAGAAGGTCTGTCTGCTGGGCTGCGGTGTTACCACCGGAATCGGCGCAGTGCTGAACACCGCCAAAGTCGAAGAAGGCGCGACCGTTGCCGTTTTTGGCCTGGGCGGTATTGGTCTGGCAGCGATCATCGGCGCGAAAATGGCCAAGGCCTCGCGCATCATTGCCGTCGACATCAATCCGGCCAAGTTCGACGTCGCTCGCGAACTGGGTGCCACTGACTTCGTCAACCCGAAGGATCACGACAAACCCGTGCAGGAAGTGATCGTCGAAATGACCGATGGCGGCGTGGATTACAGCTTCGAATGCGTCGGCAACGTGCAACTGATGCGTGCGGCGCTGGAGTGCTGCCACAAAGGCTGGGGCGAGTCGGTGATCATCGGTGTCGCCGGCGCGGGCCAGGAAATTACCACTCGTCCATTCCAGCTGGTGACCGGGCGCGTCTGGCGCGGCTCGGCGTTCGGTGGCGTCAAAGGCCGCACCGAGTTGCCAAGCTATGTCGAGAAATCACAAACGGGCGAAATTCCGCTGGACACCTTCATCACCCACACCATGGGGCTTGAAAGCATTAACGAAGCGTTCGACTTGATGCACGAAGGCAAAAGCATCCGTACGGTCATTCATTTCTAAAACAGCAGCTAGAAGCTACAAGCTGTAAGTTTCAAGCTGCAAGAGTAGGAGCGAACGACTTGCTTTTGCCTACAGCTTGGAGCTTGTGGCTTGAAGCTTATTGCTGGGAGCCCGCGACCATGACCCTCGAAAATCTTTCGTGCCAGAAAAGCTTCGGCGGCTGGCACAAGCGTTACAAGCATCACTCAGACGTGCTCGGCTGCGACATGAGCTTTGCTGTTTACCTGCCGCCACAAGCGGAGCAGGGCGGCAAGCTCCCGGTCGTGTATTGGTTGTCCGGACTGACATGTACCGATGAAAACTTCATGCAAAAAGCCGGTGCCCACCGCATCGCCGCTGAGCTGGGTTTGATCATCGTGGCGCCCGACACCAGTCCGCGTGGCCCCGAGGTACCAGACGACGCCGACAAAGCCTGGGACTTCGGGCTAGGCGCCGGGTTTTACCTGAACGCCACTCAACAGCCGTGGGCGCGGCATTACCGCATGCACGATTATGTGGTTAGCGAATTGCCCGCGCTGGTTGAGGCGCATTTCCCGGCATCCGAGGCCCGCAGCGTGAGCGGTCATTCGATGGGCGGTCACGGGGCATTGGTGTGTGCGTTACGCAATCCAGGGCGTTACCTCGCGGTTTCTGCGTTCTCTCCGATTACCAATCCAATGGATTGTCACTGGGGGCAGAAAGCGTTCTCGCACTATCTGGGTGAGGACCGTGCACGCTGGCGAGAATGGGACAGCTGCGCTTTGATTGCTGGCGCCACCGAGAAACTGCCTATTCTGGTGGATCAAGGTGACCGGGATGACTTTCTGGCGACTCAGCTTAAGCCCGAGGCGCTGATTCAGGCCGCGAAAGCTGCCGATCATCCTCTTGAACTGCGATTGCAGCCGGGCTACGACCATAGCTACTTCTTCATCGCCAGTTTCATCGAAGACCACCTGCGACATCACGCGCGTGCCTTGTTGGGCTAATGTCGGACAAAGTAGGTAGAATCACGCCCTGACTTTTTCAGGGCGTTTTTTTATGCGTATTGGCCACGGCTACGATGTGCACCGTTTCGCTGGAGGCGACTTCATTACCTTGGGCGGGGTGCGGATTGCCCACACGTACGGTCTGCTTGCTCATTCTGATGGTGATGTGCTTTTGCATGCGTTGAGCGATGCCTTGCTGGGCGCCGCCGCTTTGGGCGATATCGGCAAGCATTTCCCTGACACCGACCCGCAGTTCAAGGGCGCAGACAGCCGTGTCCTGTTGCGCCATGTCCTCAAGCAGGTCCAGGCCAAAGGCTGGAAGGTCGGCAATGTCGACGCCACCATTGTGGCCCAGGCGCCGAAGATGGCCCCGCACATCGAGGCGATGCGTGCCCTGATTGCCGCTGATCTGCAGGTCGATGCCGATCAGGTCAACGTCAAAGCCACCACTACTGAAAAACTGGGTTTTACTGGTCGTGAAGAAGGTATTGCGGTGCATGCCGTTGCGCTGTTGATTGCCGCATGACCGAACTCGAATTGTTAGGCCCGTGTGCCTATGGCGATGCTTTGGGCAGTGCGGTCCTGAAAGCCAGTGCTGAAGATTTTCAAGTCGATGAGGTGCTGGACATCCCGTTGTCCGGTGACGGCGAACACTTGTGGCTGTGGGTAGAAAAGCGCGGTCTCAATACCGAAGAAGCTGCGCGTCGCCTTGCCAAAGCTGCCGGTGTGCAACTGCGTACCGTCAGTTATGCGGGTTTGAAAGACCGTCAGGCGCTGACCCGCCAATGGTTCAGTATTCAGTTGCCGGGCAAAGCCGATCCAGATTTGTCCGCCGCTGAAAATGACACACTGAACATCCTCAAGAGCACTCGCCATAAGCGCAAATTGCAACGTGGCGCTCACGCGGCCAATGGCTTCACGTTGCGCCTGACCCAGTTGCACGCCGACCACGCTGCACTGGATGCGCGCCTTGAGTTGATCAGGCAACACGGCATTCCCAATTACTTCGGTGGCCAGCGTTTCGGATATGAAGGCGGTAACGTAGGTGAAGCGCGTCAATACGCCGAACGTAAAGCCTTGCCCGAGCAACGCCATGTGCGTTCGCGATTGCTGTCGACTGCGCGCAGTTATCTGTTTAATCAGGTTCTTGCGGCGCGGGTAAGCGATGGCAGTTGGCAGCGTGCTCAGGTGGGCGATCTACTGGCCTTTACCGATAGCCGTAGTTTTTTTCCGGCGGGCGAAGCGGAATGCAGCGATCCACGTCTGGCGATCCTTGACCTGCATCCCACCGGACCACAATGGGGCGCAGGCGATTCGCCCGCGTCAGGCGCCACCGCAGCCCTTGAAAACCGGGTCGTGGGCCAGGAGCCGGCGCTTCGTGACTGGTTGATAAGAGCCGGGATGGAGCACGAACGGCGCATCCTTCGGCTGCCCATTGCGCAGTTGACGTGGCATTATCCCGAGCCTGACATTCTGCAACTGGAATTCGTCCTGCCGCCCGGATGCTTCGCCACTGTTTTTGTGCGCGAACTCATTGATCTGGCGCCGGTGGGGCAGACGGACAGCTCATGCGTATTCTGATTTCAAATGACGACGGGGTCACTGCACCCGGTATCGCCGCGCTCTACGGTGCGTTGGCCGATTATGCCGAGTGCGTGGTCGTGGCGCCCGATCAAGACAAGAGCGGTGCAAGCAGTTCGCTGACGCTTGATCGGCCATTGCATCCTCACACCCTCGATAATGGCTTTATCAGCGTCAACGGCACGCCCACAGATTGTGTGCATCTCGCGCTCCACGGTCTGCTGGACGTAGAGCCGGACATGGTTGTTTCCGGGATCAACCTGGGCGCCAATCTGGGGGATGATGTGCTGTACTCGGGGACGGTTGCAGCGGCGCTTGAAGGGCGATTTCTACAGCGGCCTTCATTTGCTTTTTCATTTTTGTCACGTCAGGTCGATAACCTTGCAACCGCTGCTCATTACGCCCGCCTGTTGGTCGAGGCGCATGAGCGACTCGATCTGCCACCGCGCACCGTAGTGAACGTGAATATTCCCAATCTACCGCTTGAACATATTCGTGGCATCCAGCTGACTCGTCTCGGGCACCGCACGCGCGCGGCATCGCCGATTCGCGTGGTCGATCCTCGGGGCAGGGCTGGCTACTGGATTGCTGCTGCCGGCGATGCCGAGGATGGTGGTCCGGGCACGGATTTCCACGCGGTGATGCAGGGCTACGTGTCCATCACCCCGTTGCAACTGGATCGCACCTATCAGGACGGTTTCAACAGCCTGAACGCCTGGCTGGAGGGAATCGCCTGATGTCGCGTGAACAAGATGACCTGTTGCGTCGTGGCGTCGGGATGACCTCCCAGCGCACGCGTGAGCGACTGATCCAGCGTCTGTACGAAGAGGGGGTGTCGAACGCAAGTGTGCTGGATGTCATCCGTAAAACACCTCGGCATTTGTTCGTAGATGAAGCGCTTGCGCATCGCGCCTATGAAGACACCGCTTTGCCTATCGGTCATAACCAGACGATTTCCCAGCCTTACATGGTGGCGCGCATGAGCGAGCTGCTGCTGGCGGCAGGTCCGCTGGACAAGGTTCTGGAGATAGGCACCGGCTCAGGCTATCAGACGGCCGTACTCGCCCAACTGGTAGAGCGCGTGTTTTCCGTCGAGCGCATTAAAGTGCTTCAGGACCGTGCTAAAGAGCGTTTGGTCGAGCTGAATCTTCGTAACATGGTCTTTCGCTGGGGCGACGGCTGGGAAGGGTGGCCCGCGTTGGCGCCCTACAACGGCATCATCGTGACCGCCGTCGCTACCGATGTGCCCCAGGCGTTGCTTGACCAGCTGGCACCGGGCGGCCGTCTGGTGATTCCGGTGGGTTCGGGTGAAGTGCAGCAGTTGATGCTGATCATTCGCGAAGAAAACGGCTTCTCCCGGCACGTTCTGGGTGCCGTGCGCTTCGTTCCGTTACTCAACGGCCCGCTGGCCTAGCGCTGGTTTGCCCCGCGCACTGAATTCTTGCTGACGCCGTCTGTCTACAGGCTGTCATTTTGACTCTTCATAAGGTCAGGACGCGTGAATTCGCAACATCGAGTATCTGCTCCAGTTATCGTTTAGCTGCCAGTCGTTAGTACGGCACAATAGGCAGCTTAAATTCAGTCACCAGTAAAGGGAGTGGCGGGTGAGTCTCACAGTCATTCGGCAGCGTATGTCTTCAACAAGTTTTCAGCGGCTGGTGACTGGCATTGCCCTCAGTGTCATGTTGGTCGGCTGTTCCAGTTCCCCGTCAGGCGGTGTTCGCGTCGTTGATCGCAACGGTAAGCCGGTCGCGCCGCAGCGCCAGCCCGTCACTACCGGCCAATATGTGGTCAAGCGTAGTGATACCCTGTTTTCCATTGCGTTTCGTTACGGCTGGGACTGGAAAGCACTGGCTGCACGCAACAACATTCCTGATCCGTACACGATTCATGTAGGCCAGACGATTCGCTTCGATGGTCGCTCGTCGGGTAGCGTGGCCTCGGCCCCGACGGCTACCAGACAGACTACAACCAGCACCTCGACGTCTAAC
The DNA window shown above is from Pseudomonas sp. BSw22131 and carries:
- a CDS encoding LysR substrate-binding domain-containing protein, with the translated sequence MYTNRWEGLDEFVAVAECGQFTAAAERLGVSSSHISRQIARLEERLQTKLLYRSTRRVALTEAGQTFLHHCQRLQDGREEAVRAVGDLTSEPKGLLRMTCAVAYGERFIAPLVTRFMDEYPQLRVDIELTNNTLDLVHEGMDLAIRLGRLQESRLVATRLAPRRMYLCASPSYVERYGRPHSVSELSRHNCLTGSSDTWLLQQNGKEFSQRIHGNWRCNSGQAVLDAALHGVGLCQLPDYYVLSHLKSGALISLLETHQPPNTAVWGLYPQQRHLSPKVRKLVDYLKEGLAKRDEYQAR
- a CDS encoding S-(hydroxymethyl)glutathione dehydrogenase/class III alcohol dehydrogenase, which gives rise to MIKSRAAVAFEPNQPLQIVEVDVEAPKAGEVLVRIVATGVCHTDAYTLSGSDSEGVFPCILGHEGGGIVEAIGEGVTSLAVGDHVIPLYTAECRECKFCLSGKTNLCQKVRATQGKGLMPDGTSRFSYKGQPIYHYMGCSTFSEYTVLPEISLAKIPKEAPLEKVCLLGCGVTTGIGAVLNTAKVEEGATVAVFGLGGIGLAAIIGAKMAKASRIIAVDINPAKFDVARELGATDFVNPKDHDKPVQEVIVEMTDGGVDYSFECVGNVQLMRAALECCHKGWGESVIIGVAGAGQEITTRPFQLVTGRVWRGSAFGGVKGRTELPSYVEKSQTGEIPLDTFITHTMGLESINEAFDLMHEGKSIRTVIHF
- the ispF gene encoding 2-C-methyl-D-erythritol 2,4-cyclodiphosphate synthase; translation: MRIGHGYDVHRFAGGDFITLGGVRIAHTYGLLAHSDGDVLLHALSDALLGAAALGDIGKHFPDTDPQFKGADSRVLLRHVLKQVQAKGWKVGNVDATIVAQAPKMAPHIEAMRALIAADLQVDADQVNVKATTTEKLGFTGREEGIAVHAVALLIAA
- the surE gene encoding 5'/3'-nucleotidase SurE gives rise to the protein MRILISNDDGVTAPGIAALYGALADYAECVVVAPDQDKSGASSSLTLDRPLHPHTLDNGFISVNGTPTDCVHLALHGLLDVEPDMVVSGINLGANLGDDVLYSGTVAAALEGRFLQRPSFAFSFLSRQVDNLATAAHYARLLVEAHERLDLPPRTVVNVNIPNLPLEHIRGIQLTRLGHRTRAASPIRVVDPRGRAGYWIAAAGDAEDGGPGTDFHAVMQGYVSITPLQLDRTYQDGFNSLNAWLEGIA
- the truD gene encoding tRNA pseudouridine(13) synthase TruD — protein: MTELELLGPCAYGDALGSAVLKASAEDFQVDEVLDIPLSGDGEHLWLWVEKRGLNTEEAARRLAKAAGVQLRTVSYAGLKDRQALTRQWFSIQLPGKADPDLSAAENDTLNILKSTRHKRKLQRGAHAANGFTLRLTQLHADHAALDARLELIRQHGIPNYFGGQRFGYEGGNVGEARQYAERKALPEQRHVRSRLLSTARSYLFNQVLAARVSDGSWQRAQVGDLLAFTDSRSFFPAGEAECSDPRLAILDLHPTGPQWGAGDSPASGATAALENRVVGQEPALRDWLIRAGMEHERRILRLPIAQLTWHYPEPDILQLEFVLPPGCFATVFVRELIDLAPVGQTDSSCVF
- the fghA gene encoding S-formylglutathione hydrolase; amino-acid sequence: MTLENLSCQKSFGGWHKRYKHHSDVLGCDMSFAVYLPPQAEQGGKLPVVYWLSGLTCTDENFMQKAGAHRIAAELGLIIVAPDTSPRGPEVPDDADKAWDFGLGAGFYLNATQQPWARHYRMHDYVVSELPALVEAHFPASEARSVSGHSMGGHGALVCALRNPGRYLAVSAFSPITNPMDCHWGQKAFSHYLGEDRARWREWDSCALIAGATEKLPILVDQGDRDDFLATQLKPEALIQAAKAADHPLELRLQPGYDHSYFFIASFIEDHLRHHARALLG
- a CDS encoding protein-L-isoaspartate(D-aspartate) O-methyltransferase encodes the protein MTSQRTRERLIQRLYEEGVSNASVLDVIRKTPRHLFVDEALAHRAYEDTALPIGHNQTISQPYMVARMSELLLAAGPLDKVLEIGTGSGYQTAVLAQLVERVFSVERIKVLQDRAKERLVELNLRNMVFRWGDGWEGWPALAPYNGIIVTAVATDVPQALLDQLAPGGRLVIPVGSGEVQQLMLIIREENGFSRHVLGAVRFVPLLNGPLA